The following proteins are co-located in the uncultured Methanobrevibacter sp. genome:
- a CDS encoding nickel-dependent hydrogenase large subunit — protein sequence MIVPIGPIHPALKEPIRLKLQTEGEKVVKAEIEYGYVHRGIEKIIEGQTWQKGIYLSERVCGICSYEHTQTFAETIEKISDVDVPLRAQFLRVIANELDRIQSHFLANSTFFKSMDHETLFMHVLELREYAMDSIELLTGNRVNMGWNVVGGVRMDADERHFEPILKNLEKIEEGFEITRNLFAEGPALALRCKGIGYMSKKEAIKGRAVGPIGRASGVKEDYRIGHYTYDDHFDFKVIRRTEGDNYARTMTRFDEIPECISILRQAIENIPKGEVRTPANLKSGYAVRRNEAPRGEVTYMIETNGNLIKNISIRTPSIANMDSCAKYMIRDVPTVADAVSTYASCDPCVACAERVAITNEAGKTSVKDFYEVK from the coding sequence ATGATAGTGCCTATAGGTCCGATTCACCCTGCTTTAAAAGAGCCTATCAGATTGAAACTTCAAACTGAAGGTGAAAAGGTTGTTAAAGCAGAAATTGAATATGGATATGTTCACAGGGGAATCGAAAAGATAATCGAAGGACAAACCTGGCAGAAAGGAATCTATCTTTCAGAAAGGGTATGTGGAATCTGTTCATATGAACACACCCAGACTTTTGCAGAAACAATTGAAAAGATTTCCGATGTCGATGTGCCTTTAAGAGCCCAATTTTTAAGAGTCATTGCAAATGAGCTGGACAGAATTCAAAGTCATTTCCTTGCAAACTCAACATTTTTCAAATCAATGGATCATGAAACATTGTTCATGCATGTTCTGGAGTTAAGGGAATATGCAATGGATTCAATTGAACTGTTAACTGGAAATAGGGTTAATATGGGCTGGAACGTTGTTGGAGGTGTTAGAATGGATGCAGATGAGCGCCATTTTGAACCAATTCTCAAAAACCTTGAAAAAATTGAGGAAGGCTTTGAGATAACACGTAACCTCTTTGCTGAAGGTCCTGCATTGGCTTTAAGATGTAAGGGAATAGGATACATGTCCAAAAAAGAGGCAATTAAAGGAAGGGCTGTAGGTCCTATCGGAAGAGCTTCCGGTGTTAAAGAAGACTATCGTATAGGCCACTACACTTATGATGACCATTTTGACTTTAAGGTAATAAGACGAACTGAAGGAGATAACTACGCAAGAACCATGACTAGATTTGATGAAATACCTGAATGTATCAGTATTCTAAGACAAGCTATTGAAAATATACCTAAAGGTGAAGTCCGTACTCCTGCAAATCTAAAATCCGGTTATGCTGTTCGAAGAAATGAGGCTCCTCGTGGTGAAGTTACATACATGATTGAAACCAACGGTAACCTAATCAAGAACATTTCAATCAGGACTCCAAGTATTGCAAATATGGATTCTTGTGCAAAATATATGATTCGTGATGTTCCAACCGTTGCAGATGCCGTATCCACTTATGCATCATGTGACCCGTGTGTTGCATGTGCTGAAAGGGTAGCTATTACAAATGAAGCCGGAAAAACATCTGTAAAAGACTTTTACGAGGTGAAATAA
- a CDS encoding EhaF family protein, with protein MRLGVLWNKLADPKNVPRLFAFSLGVILIIGLIVPMALNPDQLYVRPAPQEQVDEGLAIAPYDRGGEVLTQPGIINPQYPDNAASLGMITGYMSPIAEWISAISPYFGTSIYSSPGGLIDEILYYTRGFDTILESSILMMSFIIASWLSINYTMNRKNDENEIRQDVKKAISDSAKVANEIKASDEKARAKQLRRDN; from the coding sequence ATGAGACTAGGAGTTTTATGGAATAAGCTTGCTGACCCTAAAAACGTTCCACGTTTATTTGCTTTTAGTTTGGGAGTAATTTTAATCATAGGTCTGATTGTACCTATGGCATTAAATCCAGATCAATTATATGTTAGACCCGCTCCCCAAGAGCAAGTAGATGAAGGATTGGCCATTGCCCCTTATGACAGGGGTGGTGAAGTCTTAACTCAGCCTGGAATTATCAATCCTCAGTATCCTGATAATGCGGCAAGTCTGGGAATGATTACAGGATATATGTCACCGATTGCTGAGTGGATATCTGCGATTTCCCCTTACTTTGGAACCTCAATCTATTCATCTCCTGGAGGACTCATAGATGAAATATTATACTATACAAGAGGTTTCGATACAATTCTTGAGTCAAGCATACTGATGATGTCATTCATCATAGCTTCATGGCTGTCAATCAATTACACCATGAACCGTAAAAATGATGAAAATGAGATAAGACAAGACGTCAAAAAAGCCATTTCCGATTCAGCAAAAGTAGCTAATGAAATTAAAGCCAGTGATGAAAAGGCAAGGGCTAAACAGTTAAGGAGGGATAACTGA
- a CDS encoding DUF1959 family protein: MDDNEKLRLMQTRIIKSYAWQRDVIVPLSKDFDCTVEELEEVFFNLFDMDTLEAMHGTYESATDICLYQKFNADLRLCWFSGTLEVISPEDAKNLKMKLVNEVKNGKSYEDALKEGHLELFELLKKEAIY; the protein is encoded by the coding sequence ATGGATGATAATGAAAAATTAAGATTGATGCAGACAAGAATCATAAAAAGTTATGCTTGGCAGAGAGACGTTATAGTTCCGCTTTCCAAAGATTTCGATTGTACTGTTGAAGAGCTTGAAGAAGTGTTTTTTAATCTGTTTGATATGGACACTCTTGAAGCAATGCACGGAACCTATGAATCCGCAACCGATATCTGTTTATATCAGAAGTTTAATGCTGATTTAAGATTATGCTGGTTTAGCGGTACTTTAGAGGTCATTTCTCCTGAAGATGCAAAAAATTTAAAAATGAAGTTAGTCAATGAAGTTAAAAACGGAAAATCTTATGAAGATGCCCTGAAGGAAGGTCATTTGGAATTATTCGAACTATTGAAAAAAGAAGCGATTTATTAA
- a CDS encoding DUF2107 family protein, producing the protein MISVPLFFYFGIFLAIVGSIATAWGPGVNDPIVRTFNTEVASIGVCLVLLCYNHVLALLTLLATTVVITLILFRAIIRLEEMGADV; encoded by the coding sequence ATGATTAGCGTTCCATTATTCTTTTACTTTGGAATATTTCTGGCTATTGTAGGAAGTATTGCCACTGCATGGGGTCCTGGAGTAAACGACCCTATAGTAAGGACATTCAACACTGAAGTTGCATCAATAGGTGTCTGTCTGGTATTGCTGTGCTATAATCATGTTTTGGCATTACTGACATTGCTTGCAACTACTGTTGTCATTACATTAATTTTATTTAGAGCTATTATTCGTTTAGAAGAAATGGGGGCAGACGTATGA
- a CDS encoding energy-converting hydrogenase A subunit A EhaA yields the protein MFDLVYNTIFFASYSNFYGLGNITLGLFDVILAYIVTIIVSILVALVLKVPLLPSKPYRYSFDVSAIYPTPIIAIGILSIFLVLNYTFMYNGIVLAVVIGILSALFVKYLFDFVFPKPLDADEGEDM from the coding sequence ATGTTTGATTTGGTTTACAATACCATATTTTTTGCTTCATACAGCAATTTTTATGGGCTCGGTAATATAACACTCGGTTTATTTGATGTTATATTAGCTTATATTGTGACTATTATTGTTTCTATTCTAGTTGCATTAGTTTTGAAAGTCCCATTATTGCCAAGCAAACCATATAGGTATTCTTTTGATGTTAGTGCAATATATCCAACTCCCATAATAGCTATAGGTATACTTTCTATTTTTTTAGTTTTAAATTATACTTTCATGTATAACGGAATAGTTTTAGCTGTTGTCATTGGTATTTTATCTGCATTATTTGTGAAATATTTATTTGATTTTGTATTTCCAAAGCCTTTAGACGCTGATGAGGGGGAGGATATGTGA
- a CDS encoding NADH-quinone oxidoreductase subunit B family protein, whose translation MLDAIRDVVRKSSIHVCIVNCGGCNGCDVECVALLSPRYDLEQYGIYVHNNPREADVLLLTGAVTEQWKDNLKRIYDKAPEPKIAVAVGNCPVSGDVFNQEGGHVNAPASNFIPVAAEIPGCPPRPNEILEAILAVGPQAIADRGREQQ comes from the coding sequence ATGTTAGATGCTATAAGGGATGTTGTGAGAAAAAGCTCAATACATGTCTGTATCGTAAATTGTGGAGGATGTAATGGATGTGACGTTGAATGTGTCGCACTGTTGTCTCCTAGATATGACCTTGAGCAGTATGGTATTTATGTTCACAATAATCCTCGTGAAGCTGATGTTCTGTTGTTGACTGGTGCTGTTACCGAACAATGGAAAGATAACTTAAAAAGAATATATGATAAGGCTCCTGAACCAAAAATAGCAGTAGCGGTAGGAAACTGTCCTGTATCCGGAGATGTATTTAACCAAGAGGGAGGCCATGTAAATGCGCCTGCATCTAATTTCATTCCGGTTGCTGCAGAAATTCCTGGCTGTCCACCAAGGCCTAATGAAATACTGGAAGCTATTTTGGCTGTTGGACCACAAGCTATTGCCGATCGTGGGAGGGAGCAACAATGA
- a CDS encoding 4Fe-4S binding protein, with protein MSVMIDSYTKTPRPLRHVDVDYFVDQTKCAKCSEKPCLQSCPIDAIYFDEDENLVRLKNTCFGCVLCRNACPYDALSLDVHMDPPRKENVPNINTKLCKACGACVQACKNGSIHIVADGKSEPHSEIDKDSCVRCGYCFRVCPTDAIKYGQLLPKTVKGGKAIVVNQDKCIGCMTCTRVCPSMGAINVARTNKLPYINPGYCARCEECMHSCPSSAIKYSSRKKAYKMYSEIKSFDIVSEIAGHDMKRLSINLISLNKVLEKVGKSIALEFNDQNFENFIECKVNDMMERELKISLDSHIEISKFTKLFGSYLMDRNIEVYENKCVACGECFNVCPVQAIELDGPNPIKINDNCIYCGKCVEKCQFDAIGAYDDYFYSKDTDLYYARSYLHYQRLGDFSLSDEKCQACAICVKNCPTDALTLADDKIDFDSEKCIYCRQCEAICPLDAIRIVNFR; from the coding sequence GTGAGTGTTATGATTGACAGTTATACTAAAACACCAAGACCATTAAGGCATGTTGATGTCGATTATTTTGTAGATCAGACCAAATGTGCAAAATGCAGTGAAAAACCATGTCTTCAGTCATGTCCAATTGATGCGATTTACTTTGATGAAGATGAAAATCTTGTCAGATTAAAAAATACATGCTTTGGCTGTGTACTGTGCCGTAACGCCTGTCCATATGATGCATTATCATTGGATGTCCATATGGATCCTCCTAGAAAGGAAAATGTTCCAAACATTAACACTAAGCTGTGCAAAGCATGCGGTGCATGTGTTCAGGCATGTAAAAACGGTTCCATACATATTGTAGCTGACGGAAAAAGCGAACCTCACAGTGAAATCGACAAGGATTCATGTGTCAGATGCGGATATTGTTTCAGGGTTTGTCCGACAGATGCAATCAAATACGGACAGCTGCTTCCTAAAACAGTCAAGGGAGGTAAGGCCATTGTCGTTAATCAGGATAAATGTATCGGATGTATGACATGTACAAGAGTTTGTCCGTCAATGGGTGCAATTAATGTTGCAAGAACAAACAAGCTTCCTTATATTAATCCCGGTTACTGTGCAAGATGTGAGGAATGTATGCATTCATGTCCGTCTTCAGCAATCAAATATTCTTCACGTAAAAAGGCTTACAAAATGTACAGTGAAATCAAGTCATTTGATATAGTCTCTGAAATTGCAGGCCATGACATGAAAAGGCTGTCTATTAATCTTATCAGTTTAAATAAGGTTTTGGAAAAGGTAGGTAAATCCATTGCCCTGGAATTCAATGACCAGAACTTTGAAAACTTCATTGAATGCAAGGTAAATGACATGATGGAAAGGGAATTGAAAATCAGTCTGGATTCCCACATTGAAATATCCAAATTCACAAAGCTTTTCGGTTCTTATCTGATGGATAGAAATATTGAAGTTTATGAAAACAAGTGTGTTGCATGCGGTGAATGTTTCAACGTTTGTCCGGTTCAGGCAATAGAGCTTGACGGTCCAAATCCAATTAAAATTAATGATAACTGTATCTATTGCGGAAAATGTGTGGAAAAATGTCAGTTCGATGCAATCGGCGCATATGATGATTATTTCTATAGTAAAGATACTGATTTGTATTATGCAAGGTCTTATCTGCACTATCAGAGACTTGGCGATTTTTCACTTTCAGATGAAAAATGTCAGGCCTGTGCAATATGTGTAAAGAATTGTCCGACTGATGCACTGACTCTTGCAGATGATAAGATAGACTTTGACAGTGAAAAATGTATTTATTGCAGACAGTGTGAGGCAATATGTCCTCTTGATGCAATCAGAATTGTTAACTTCAGGTGA
- a CDS encoding carbohydrate kinase family protein produces MEIFDNDLNAEVIGFGALNVDKLYSVENIVGADEESFIKSEIDTPGGSAANTIIGLARLGCDTSIIGKIAEDEDGDLIEYNLAINGVYTNNLIYSDTGATGKCLGFVDGDGERCLYIDPGVNDEIKLGEINLLNIMRCKIMHYTSFVGDTFNTQIELLEKLSEDTLLSFDPGMLYVQKGFDALRPILDRTNILLINESELRLLCNNEESPIKDLAVYFLDLGIETVVVKQGSKGVYAINATEECEVEAYECDVIDTTGAGDSFNSGFLYSHLKGYNLEKSCQIANWVASKAVEGYGMEKFPSLKELEDFF; encoded by the coding sequence ATGGAAATATTTGACAATGATTTAAATGCAGAAGTTATAGGATTCGGAGCACTTAACGTCGATAAACTATACTCTGTAGAAAATATTGTTGGAGCAGATGAGGAAAGCTTTATAAAAAGTGAAATTGACACTCCCGGAGGCTCAGCAGCAAATACAATCATAGGTCTGGCTCGTCTGGGCTGTGACACTTCAATAATCGGAAAGATTGCCGAAGATGAAGATGGCGATTTGATTGAATACAATCTGGCAATCAACGGCGTATACACAAACAATTTGATATACTCCGATACTGGCGCCACAGGAAAATGTCTGGGTTTTGTTGACGGTGATGGTGAAAGATGCCTCTACATTGACCCGGGGGTAAATGATGAAATAAAGCTGGGTGAAATTAACCTTTTAAACATTATGAGATGTAAGATAATGCATTACACATCATTTGTCGGAGATACATTCAACACCCAGATTGAACTTTTGGAAAAGCTCAGTGAAGACACACTTTTAAGCTTTGATCCTGGAATGCTTTATGTTCAAAAAGGATTTGACGCATTAAGACCGATATTGGATAGAACCAATATTTTACTGATAAATGAATCAGAATTGCGATTATTATGTAATAACGAAGAATCCCCAATCAAAGATCTGGCCGTTTATTTCCTGGATTTGGGAATTGAAACAGTTGTTGTAAAACAGGGTTCAAAAGGAGTTTATGCGATTAATGCAACTGAAGAATGCGAAGTTGAGGCATATGAATGTGATGTAATTGATACAACAGGTGCAGGAGACAGCTTCAACAGCGGATTTTTATATTCTCACTTAAAAGGATATAACCTTGAAAAATCCTGTCAAATTGCAAATTGGGTGGCCAGCAAAGCCGTTGAAGGTTATGGAATGGAAAAATTCCCATCTTTAAAAGAATTGGAGGATTTCTTTTAA
- a CDS encoding DUF788 domain-containing protein, producing MVSQKITCGILLALSTIAILACLVINFEAWIVYAVAIFGIPLWILSLGLLTMAKPKPEDAEERVKEPFTGY from the coding sequence ATGGTTAGTCAAAAAATTACATGTGGTATATTACTGGCATTATCAACAATAGCTATTCTCGCATGTCTTGTAATAAACTTCGAGGCATGGATTGTTTATGCGGTAGCTATATTTGGTATTCCATTATGGATATTATCTTTAGGTTTATTGACAATGGCTAAACCAAAACCTGAAGATGCGGAAGAAAGGGTGAAAGAGCCATTTACTGGGTATTAG
- a CDS encoding DUF2109 domain-containing protein — protein sequence MYVEIIGVIVIFVALRALITRNRAERLLYLNVIGFGVSAIIALVINTPFALVVAAAFFICSTISANAIAYTLKRLDDEILLE from the coding sequence ATGTACGTTGAAATTATTGGAGTTATAGTCATTTTTGTAGCATTAAGAGCTTTAATAACTCGAAACAGGGCTGAAAGGTTATTGTATTTGAATGTTATCGGTTTTGGAGTTTCAGCCATTATTGCTTTAGTTATTAATACTCCATTTGCTCTTGTTGTTGCAGCTGCATTCTTTATTTGTTCTACAATCAGTGCGAATGCAATTGCATATACATTGAAAAGACTTGATGACGAGATACTGTTGGAGTGA
- a CDS encoding EhaD family protein, with protein MEFFVSIIAIALMVIGAFGIIFLKKPLDKVIMFTILDAGFILVVVLFKYLDVAMFAALVDPLSTLVFILAIVKINEIRKKKLESGDLND; from the coding sequence ATGGAGTTTTTCGTATCAATAATTGCAATTGCTTTGATGGTAATCGGTGCATTTGGTATTATATTTCTTAAAAAACCTTTAGATAAGGTCATAATGTTTACAATACTTGATGCAGGATTCATTCTGGTCGTTGTCTTGTTTAAATACCTGGATGTGGCAATGTTTGCGGCATTGGTTGATCCGTTATCAACTTTAGTATTCATTTTAGCAATTGTGAAAATTAATGAGATTAGAAAGAAAAAGCTGGAAAGTGGTGATTTGAATGATTAG
- a CDS encoding EhaG family protein, with product MVFIPPYVPDAFLSMYLPAIYAGLIVGFIGTMAIALKREEIHILILTDLVGLAMIFVVSAVGTDLAEALILPGLVVELAETLAISEILITREMRIIEQDPRRNLTKSSSLFPQPFTLNMEIMNTAPNFIALVLIGYGIFLTGFTGGAVAGGGIVLYALSKKARGLPVLVLDGLAGVSGITWCLWILGFLLFFVAPQYWLLSLFLAACGLLLKVASKVGLIGLLMREDIDRE from the coding sequence ATGGTATTCATACCTCCATATGTTCCTGATGCATTCCTATCAATGTACCTGCCGGCAATCTATGCGGGTCTTATCGTTGGATTTATAGGAACAATGGCAATTGCATTGAAAAGGGAAGAGATTCACATACTTATCCTGACTGATTTGGTTGGCCTTGCAATGATATTTGTTGTCTCTGCAGTTGGAACTGACCTTGCAGAAGCATTGATTTTACCTGGTCTGGTTGTAGAGCTTGCTGAAACATTGGCAATTTCTGAAATACTGATTACAAGAGAAATGCGTATAATCGAACAGGATCCAAGAAGAAACTTAACCAAATCCTCTTCATTGTTCCCTCAGCCTTTCACATTGAATATGGAAATAATGAATACTGCTCCTAACTTTATTGCGTTAGTTTTAATAGGATACGGTATTTTCCTTACCGGATTTACAGGAGGGGCAGTAGCAGGCGGAGGAATAGTATTGTATGCATTGTCCAAAAAAGCAAGAGGCCTTCCTGTATTGGTACTGGATGGTCTTGCAGGAGTTTCCGGAATAACCTGGTGTTTATGGATTTTAGGTTTCCTTCTGTTCTTTGTAGCACCTCAATACTGGTTATTAAGTTTATTCCTGGCAGCATGTGGATTATTATTAAAAGTAGCTTCAAAAGTTGGTTTAATTGGACTGCTTATGAGAGAGGATATTGATAGGGAGTAG
- a CDS encoding energy-converting hydrogenase subunit EhaL family protein — translation MLDYMIYILTFAVGSILGLLYSYKQHGEPFVAVTDLNIPFTIVSIVGWVLGFCSGNIILSAVGFLLAGFVMGERPGYGRKESAIGLIVGIIVYVVLKFNCMM, via the coding sequence ATGTTAGATTATATGATTTATATACTTACATTTGCAGTCGGATCAATTCTTGGTTTGCTCTACAGCTACAAACAGCATGGGGAACCATTTGTTGCAGTAACTGACTTAAACATTCCATTTACTATAGTTTCAATTGTGGGATGGGTTTTAGGTTTCTGTTCCGGCAACATTATTTTATCAGCTGTTGGTTTTCTTTTGGCAGGATTTGTAATGGGAGAAAGACCGGGATACGGTAGAAAAGAATCTGCTATCGGTTTAATTGTAGGAATAATTGTATATGTAGTGTTAAAATTCAATTGTATGATGTGA
- a CDS encoding 4Fe-4S binding protein: MSSLMWYVYEFARKAWADAFTNAHSLPDISEKPERFRDFPKVNKEYCIGCGACTVSCPSPNAIKLVRDEDSEEGEGMTYPVIKPGACIRCGFCAEVCPTDPKTLECGQNHLILPEFNIIPSKRQYIVDDYLCIKCKKCMKQCPVEAISLVDGKLVVDQLNCISCGECVDVCPVNGAMKGVFVENLQDQKDLILLCVNYLEDYINNKEEDLRALDVDGLLQYDVPISEIWDDALKIIPDNEIALEIMTNAVNRLKIRIIDWDKSNCEKCQLCIPDCPTGCISFDEVNDTIVRDKDRCLRCSICYQTCPFSVIKYFIAKFSMEDDEIIHATVKASNLNEDLFME, translated from the coding sequence ATGTCATCTCTGATGTGGTATGTTTATGAGTTTGCAAGAAAAGCATGGGCGGATGCCTTTACAAACGCACATTCGCTGCCTGACATATCTGAAAAGCCTGAACGTTTCAGGGATTTTCCTAAGGTAAACAAGGAATACTGTATAGGATGCGGAGCATGTACAGTTTCATGTCCTTCTCCAAATGCTATAAAGCTGGTGCGTGATGAGGATTCAGAAGAAGGGGAAGGTATGACCTATCCCGTAATTAAACCGGGTGCATGTATTCGCTGCGGATTCTGTGCAGAAGTTTGTCCGACTGACCCTAAAACATTGGAATGCGGTCAAAATCACTTAATATTACCTGAATTCAATATTATTCCATCAAAAAGACAGTACATTGTTGATGACTATCTGTGCATCAAATGTAAAAAATGTATGAAACAGTGTCCTGTCGAGGCAATCAGTCTGGTGGACGGTAAACTTGTAGTCGACCAGCTAAATTGTATATCCTGTGGTGAATGTGTTGACGTTTGTCCTGTAAATGGAGCAATGAAAGGGGTATTTGTTGAAAATCTCCAGGACCAAAAGGATTTAATACTTTTATGCGTAAATTACCTTGAAGACTACATTAACAATAAGGAAGAGGATTTAAGGGCTTTGGATGTTGATGGACTCCTCCAATATGACGTTCCTATTTCTGAAATTTGGGACGATGCCTTAAAAATCATTCCGGATAACGAAATTGCTCTTGAAATTATGACCAATGCAGTCAACAGGCTAAAAATCAGAATAATTGATTGGGACAAATCCAACTGTGAAAAATGTCAGTTATGTATTCCGGATTGTCCTACAGGATGTATTTCCTTTGATGAAGTCAATGATACAATCGTAAGAGATAAGGATAGATGTCTGCGCTGCAGCATTTGTTATCAGACCTGTCCATTTTCAGTAATCAAGTATTTCATTGCCAAATTTTCAATGGAAGATGACGAAATTATTCATGCTACAGTAAAAGCATCAAATTTAAATGAGGATTTATTCATGGAGTGA
- a CDS encoding respiratory chain complex I subunit 1 family protein, translating to MNLMAEILIQVVIAFLAGSLLLGLHRKVMARVQKRPGPPIVQHLIHSLKFFFKETAIPKTVSKVFYIGIVFILCLIWIVGVIAGPVAHDSLLILFGVYAVYKIVEHNSGSSSGSPYGKLSCVRAVLSAATELPLFAAIVFVYMVTGTMNIGEIIAYQSVHGPLVFTIPLAALMFFMLIITKSPYSPFAITKDKVLISGFETEHFGLLRGFMHFSESIAWYVMLWVFLTIFFGPLNAVGYLIGMIVITFITGFINATTPIFSPNHSVMTQITIGAICFFGTVLMIFSGVVA from the coding sequence ATGAATTTAATGGCAGAAATATTAATTCAAGTTGTTATTGCATTCCTGGCGGGAAGCCTTCTTCTAGGTCTGCACAGAAAAGTTATGGCCCGTGTTCAGAAACGTCCGGGACCGCCTATTGTCCAGCATCTGATACACTCTTTGAAATTTTTCTTTAAGGAAACCGCAATTCCAAAAACAGTTTCAAAAGTATTTTATATCGGTATTGTATTTATATTATGTTTAATATGGATTGTTGGTGTTATCGCAGGTCCTGTAGCTCATGATTCATTATTAATACTCTTTGGTGTTTATGCAGTTTACAAAATTGTTGAGCACAACTCAGGATCAAGTTCGGGTTCTCCGTATGGTAAATTAAGCTGTGTAAGGGCTGTTCTTTCAGCGGCAACAGAACTTCCATTGTTTGCAGCTATCGTATTTGTCTATATGGTAACTGGCACAATGAATATTGGAGAAATAATTGCCTATCAGTCAGTACACGGACCTCTGGTATTTACAATTCCTCTTGCGGCACTGATGTTTTTCATGCTCATAATTACCAAATCCCCATACTCTCCATTTGCAATAACAAAGGATAAAGTATTGATTTCAGGATTTGAAACTGAACATTTCGGGCTTTTAAGGGGATTCATGCACTTTTCAGAGTCAATCGCATGGTATGTGATGCTTTGGGTATTTTTAACAATATTCTTCGGTCCGTTGAATGCTGTCGGATATCTCATTGGAATGATTGTAATCACATTTATAACAGGTTTTATCAATGCGACAACCCCGATATTCAGTCCAAACCATTCAGTCATGACTCAAATTACTATAGGTGCAATATGCTTCTTTGGAACTGTATTGATGATATTTAGCGGAGTGGTAGCATGA
- a CDS encoding formylmethanofuran--tetrahydromethanopterin N-formyltransferase, producing the protein MSYEKVDDTFFEAFEGKYVRALITGPTKKIVERAAYDSTSTPSAVIGRVEGGVEGFLDESQTPDGRFGAVVQYWLGSDDIDKFAFELSYRLRQDVLVKPFTRIFDYSDSDSEEYIEMMDIVGHCGDGYEWIVEEYGRKMINVPIAVPDFQIEEKFKINDGIMGGNFWYLCETPDAVLNAGEAIIDAIMGIEGATAPFDVCSAASKPETNFPEIGPTTNHVYCPSLKESLGDESKVPEGVNYIPEIVVNAIDEKSMNEAIKAGIDAALEFEGVIKISAGNFEGKLGDKNINLLDILK; encoded by the coding sequence ATGAGTTATGAAAAAGTAGATGATACATTTTTTGAAGCTTTTGAAGGTAAATACGTAAGAGCTTTAATCACAGGACCCACCAAAAAGATTGTTGAAAGGGCAGCATATGATTCAACTTCAACTCCAAGTGCAGTAATCGGAAGAGTTGAAGGAGGTGTTGAAGGATTTTTAGATGAATCACAAACTCCTGACGGCAGATTCGGTGCTGTTGTACAATACTGGTTGGGAAGTGATGATATTGATAAATTTGCTTTTGAATTGTCATACAGACTTCGTCAGGATGTTCTGGTAAAACCTTTTACACGCATATTTGACTATTCCGACAGTGACAGCGAAGAATATATTGAAATGATGGATATTGTAGGCCACTGCGGTGACGGATATGAATGGATAGTCGAAGAATACGGCAGAAAAATGATAAATGTTCCGATTGCAGTTCCAGATTTCCAGATTGAAGAGAAATTTAAGATTAACGATGGAATTATGGGAGGAAACTTCTGGTATCTGTGTGAAACCCCGGATGCAGTACTGAATGCAGGTGAAGCAATAATCGATGCAATAATGGGCATTGAAGGTGCAACCGCTCCATTTGATGTATGTTCTGCCGCTTCAAAACCTGAAACCAACTTCCCTGAAATCGGACCAACCACAAATCACGTTTACTGTCCTTCTTTGAAGGAATCTTTAGGTGATGAATCCAAGGTTCCTGAAGGCGTTAACTATATTCCTGAAATTGTTGTTAATGCAATTGATGAAAAATCAATGAATGAAGCTATTAAAGCAGGTATTGATGCTGCTTTGGAATTTGAAGGAGTAATTAAAATCTCTGCAGGTAACTTTGAAGGTAAACTCGGAGATAAAAATATTAATCTATTGGATATTTTGAAGTAG